The sequence TGATAATATATTTTTGGCAAAACAGGTAAAAGACCACAATGGGGATCATCGCCAGCACCAGCATCGCCATCAGCCCGCCGTAATCTGTGGAGCCGTAGGCACCCTGCATGGCAATTTGAATGGCCACCGGCACGGTCTTTTTCTCCGTGCCCAGCACCAGGTACGGCAGCAGATAATCATTCCAAATCCACATCGTATTGAGGATCGCTACCGTCACCGCCGTAGGTTTTAAGAGTGGCAACACCACCAAAAAGAAAGTCTGTACCGGATTGCAGCCGTCAATGGTGGCTGCCTCCTCCAGCTCCCGGGGAATTCCTCGGATAAAACCGCACAGCATAAACACGGACAGCCCGGCGCCAAAGCCCAGATAAATAAACGGCATACCAAGAACGGTATTCAGCTTTGCCCGGCCAACCAAATAGGTCATGGTGTACATCACCATTTGAAACGGCACGATCATGCTGAAAACGAACAGGTAGTACATACCCTTGGTCAGTGCCGTGCGTACCCGCATGAGATACCAGGCGGCCATGGAGGTGCAAAGAACGATCAGCCCCACAGACACAACGGTGATCAGCAGCGACCGGCCAAAGGCGGCGAAAAAGCCGCCGGCAGACAGGCCGCTGATATAGTTTTCCAACGCCACAAAGGTCTCTTTGTTGGGCAGTGCAAACGGGTCGCCGGAGATATAAAATCGGGACTTAAAGGAATTTTGCACCACCAAAAAGAGAGGCACCAGGGTCAGCGCCGCTAGCAACACCAGCAGAAGCGTTTCCATCGCACTTTGGGGAGCTTTCTGTTTTTGTTTTTTTCTCATACGCCGTGGGCCTCCCGCTGTCCGGTCACGCGCAGTTGCAAAAAGGCAAGCAACGCCACGATGATAAAGAACACAACCGCCTTGGCTTGACCCACCCCCTGCCAGCCGCTGCGGCCGTAAAAGGTGTTATAAATATTCAGCGCTAACAGCTCCGTCTTTTGTTCCGGGGCTCCGCCGGTGAGCGCCAGATTTTGGTCAAACATCTTAAAGGTATTTGTAAGGGTCAGAAAAGTGCAAATGGTCACCGCAGGCATCACCAGCGGCAGCTTGATGCGAAACAGAGTCTGCGTCCGGGATGCGCCGTCAATGGCCGCCGCCTCCAAAAGATCGTCCGGCACATTTTGCAGCGCCGCAATATAGATCACCATCATATAGCCGATCAGCTGCCAGTTGGTCAGCGCCACCAGCCCCCAAAAGCCGTAGGCGGGCTGATAGGTAATATCCACCCCTGCCCAGGCCAACACACCGTTAATGAGCAAATTCCAAATATATCCCAGCACAATCCCGCCGATCAAATTAGGCATAAAGAACACGCCGCGAAAGAAATTGGTGCCCCGCAGCCCTCGGGTAAGAAGCAGCGCCAGTGCAAAGGCAAGCACATTCACTGTGATGATACTCACACCGGAGAACAGCGCCGTAAACCACAGCGCGTGGAGAAAGCCGCTGTCTGCAGTAAAAGCCTGCACATAGTTTTGCAGTCCTACCCACGCGGCGTCCGTCACCGTTCGGAACCGGGTAAAGGAAAGCCCTACCCCCAGTACAAAGGGCGCCGCAAAGGCAAAGAGAAAGGCCACCGCCGTGGGCAGTAAAAACAACCAGCCGTATTTTTTCAAATTTTTCTGCATACCGTCGTTCCTTTAGGCGGAGGCAGCCGCTTCACTTTTCCAGTCCGCCACGGTATTTTCCTGCACCTGCGCCCATGTTTTTCTGCCCTGGGCATAGCTCAACAGCGCGGAGCCAAAATGCTGCTTGAAGGTCTGAGATGGGAACACAGTAAAGTCCCAGGGAATGCTGTAAACGCCCTGCTTGTTCATCCAAAGCTGCACCTGCACCGCCAGCGGGTCCTCCGGCACATCTTCTGCGGAGAAGGTGTCAAAGGGTGCAATAAAGCCCAATTCATCCGTTACGAATTTTTTGCCTGTATCGGAAGAATATAACCAATAAATAAAATCGGCTGCCGCCTTTTGCTGTGCCTCTGTTGCCTTGGCGTTGATGGCATAGAAATTCTCCGTGCCCACACACAAGCCTTGGTTTTCCTCGCCGTCTGCGCCGATATAAATAGGCAGGAACTTGATTTTGTCTGCCTGCACCTTGTTACCGGTGACACCGGCGATCTGTTCCCATGCCCAGTTACCATTTTGTACCATGGCGCACTTTTCCAGCGCAAACTCCGCCATCGAATCCGTCACCGTCTTGGTGCCGCACTTTTTCGCCTCCACCGTGCTGTCCGTTAAATACAGGTCAAAAATATTCTTAAAATTGTCACCGAAAGAGAAAGTGATCTCCTTGGTGGCATCCGTAGTCAAATCCACCTTATTCTGCTTAAATTCATAATAGATGGGCACATTCATCAGGTGGGTCTGCCAGCGCCAGTCCTCGCCGCTTTTCAGTGAAGTAGCGGCAAACACGCCTTCAATACCCAGCTCTGTCTTGTGCTTTTGCATATCGTCTGCCACAGACTTCAGCGCTGCAAAGGAACGCACCTCATCCATGGATTTGTACTTACTGTCTCGATCCTTCAGTGCAAAATACTTGTCCGTGATGGCCTCGTTATAGATGATCCCGTAACCCTCCACTACATAGGGAATGCCGTACACCTTGCCGTCGCCGGTGACCGCCAGAGATTTGTCTGTTAAGTGTTCATACAGCTTGGTATCGGACAGATCAGCGCAATAAGGCGCCCAGTTTGCATAGCCCTTGGGACCGTTGATCTGAAACAGCGTGGGCGCCTCTGCTGTGGCCATCTTGGCTGTCAGCGTGGACTCGTACTGGTTATTGGCCGCCGTCTCTACAATCACATTCACGCCGGTTTCTTTCTTGTAGGCTTTGGCGATCTTTTCATATACCCCGGCTATCTCCGGCTTAAAGTTCAGGTAGCGCAGGGTCACCTGGCTCTTGGCCGCGTCCGTAGCGTTGGTGGTGCCGTCGTCCGTCTGCTTGCCACAGGCGGCAAACAGCCCGCCGGTTGACAGCAGCAGCACCCCACACAGCAGCAAAGAAAGCCATTTTTTCATCATTTTCATTTTGAAAACCTCCGTTCGCTTTGATGTTTATAGTGTGTGCCGCCTGTCAGACGATATACAAAAAGAAAAGCGACCGTAACCGGCAAAGCCGATCACAGTCGCTGAAACAGATAGAATTTTAATTTATTTTTTATCCTGCGCCATGGCTTTTAAGTCGTGGCGTTTTTCGGCAAAATAGGCTCTCGTCTCCTTGCCCACCACCCCGGACAGGGCAAACAGGGCAATCAGGTTGGGAAATGCCATCAGGCCGTTACAAATATCCGCAATGTTCCACACAGCCGCCACGGTCAGGTACGGGCCGATGAACACGGCAAGGATGTACAGATAGCGGTACACCTTGGTGAACTTTTGGGAGCCTACCAGGTACTCCAGGCAGCGCTCGGAGTAGTAATTCCAGCCCAAAATGGTGGTAAAGGCAAAGAACGCCAGGCACAACATCAGCACGAAGGCAGAGAACCGACCGTTCCAGGGCAGACCCGTCTGC comes from Oscillospiraceae bacterium and encodes:
- a CDS encoding sugar ABC transporter permease: MQKNLKKYGWLFLLPTAVAFLFAFAAPFVLGVGLSFTRFRTVTDAAWVGLQNYVQAFTADSGFLHALWFTALFSGVSIITVNVLAFALALLLTRGLRGTNFFRGVFFMPNLIGGIVLGYIWNLLINGVLAWAGVDITYQPAYGFWGLVALTNWQLIGYMMVIYIAALQNVPDDLLEAAAIDGASRTQTLFRIKLPLVMPAVTICTFLTLTNTFKMFDQNLALTGGAPEQKTELLALNIYNTFYGRSGWQGVGQAKAVVFFIIVALLAFLQLRVTGQREAHGV
- a CDS encoding carbohydrate ABC transporter permease; protein product: MRKKQKQKAPQSAMETLLLVLLAALTLVPLFLVVQNSFKSRFYISGDPFALPNKETFVALENYISGLSAGGFFAAFGRSLLITVVSVGLIVLCTSMAAWYLMRVRTALTKGMYYLFVFSMIVPFQMVMYTMTYLVGRAKLNTVLGMPFIYLGFGAGLSVFMLCGFIRGIPRELEEAATIDGCNPVQTFFLVVLPLLKPTAVTVAILNTMWIWNDYLLPYLVLGTEKKTVPVAIQIAMQGAYGSTDYGGLMAMLVLAMIPIVVFYLFCQKYIIKGVVAGAVKG
- a CDS encoding ABC transporter substrate-binding protein; its protein translation is MKMMKKWLSLLLCGVLLLSTGGLFAACGKQTDDGTTNATDAAKSQVTLRYLNFKPEIAGVYEKIAKAYKKETGVNVIVETAANNQYESTLTAKMATAEAPTLFQINGPKGYANWAPYCADLSDTKLYEHLTDKSLAVTGDGKVYGIPYVVEGYGIIYNEAITDKYFALKDRDSKYKSMDEVRSFAALKSVADDMQKHKTELGIEGVFAATSLKSGEDWRWQTHLMNVPIYYEFKQNKVDLTTDATKEITFSFGDNFKNIFDLYLTDSTVEAKKCGTKTVTDSMAEFALEKCAMVQNGNWAWEQIAGVTGNKVQADKIKFLPIYIGADGEENQGLCVGTENFYAINAKATEAQQKAAADFIYWLYSSDTGKKFVTDELGFIAPFDTFSAEDVPEDPLAVQVQLWMNKQGVYSIPWDFTVFPSQTFKQHFGSALLSYAQGRKTWAQVQENTVADWKSEAAASA